The Corynebacterium glaucum genome includes a region encoding these proteins:
- a CDS encoding amino acid ABC transporter permease, whose product MFSDLEVLAQGNNFARLLQGLGVSVQIALISMALSIVLGTLLGVVMTSKSKIVRVVTQFYLQFVRIMPQLVLLFLVYFDLTRGFGINLDAKVAAIIVFTLWGTAEMGDLVRASIQAVPRHQYLSAAALGIEGRDLYRHVVLPQAVRGLLPLTINLTNRMIMTTSLVALIGVVEVLKVAQQIIDANRFDYPSAALWIYGVVFVLYFLVCFPISLAARKLEERWQ is encoded by the coding sequence ATGTTTTCGGATCTTGAGGTACTCGCGCAGGGCAACAACTTCGCCCGCCTGCTCCAAGGCCTCGGAGTCTCGGTGCAGATCGCGCTGATCTCCATGGCGCTTTCGATCGTGCTGGGTACGCTCCTTGGCGTTGTCATGACGTCGAAAAGCAAAATTGTGCGGGTAGTGACCCAGTTCTACCTGCAGTTTGTGCGCATCATGCCGCAACTGGTGCTGCTGTTTCTGGTGTACTTCGACCTCACGCGCGGCTTCGGGATCAACCTCGACGCCAAGGTTGCGGCAATCATCGTGTTCACCCTGTGGGGCACCGCCGAGATGGGCGATCTGGTGCGCGCCTCTATTCAGGCGGTGCCGCGGCACCAATACCTCTCCGCCGCGGCGCTGGGCATTGAGGGCCGCGACCTCTACCGCCACGTGGTGCTGCCGCAGGCGGTGCGCGGGCTGTTGCCGCTGACCATCAACCTGACCAACCGCATGATCATGACCACCTCGCTCGTGGCGCTAATCGGCGTCGTCGAGGTGCTCAAAGTCGCACAGCAGATCATTGACGCGAACCGTTTCGACTACCCCAGCGCCGCCCTGTGGATCTACGGCGTGGTGTTTGTGCTCTACTTCCTCGTGTGTTTCCCCATCTCGCTCGCCGCGCGCAAGCTTGAAGAAAGGTGGCAGTAA
- a CDS encoding amino acid ABC transporter ATP-binding protein, translating into MELLKLHDVRKTYPNGHRALDGVSLSVDRGEVVAIIGPSGCGKSTLLKTVNGLEPVDSGHILVDGRDVTLATTRLKDVRADVGMVFQSYDLFPHLTVMKNLLLAPKVVQGANEAQARERAMELLERVGLADKADARPRELSGGQQQRVAIVRALMMEPKALLLDEITASLDPEIVREVLEVVVGLARDGMTMLVVTHEMSFAKAVADRVVFMDAGRIVEVAPPEEFFASPSSDRAKRFLDQLVF; encoded by the coding sequence ATGGAGCTTTTGAAGCTTCACGACGTCCGCAAGACCTACCCCAACGGCCACCGAGCCCTCGACGGGGTGAGCTTGAGCGTGGATCGCGGCGAGGTCGTGGCCATCATCGGCCCGTCCGGTTGCGGTAAGTCGACCCTGCTCAAAACGGTCAATGGCCTCGAGCCGGTGGACTCGGGGCACATTCTTGTCGACGGCCGCGACGTCACCCTCGCCACGACGCGCCTGAAAGACGTGCGCGCTGATGTGGGCATGGTGTTTCAGTCCTACGACCTGTTCCCGCACCTGACGGTGATGAAGAACCTGCTGCTCGCCCCCAAAGTGGTGCAAGGTGCGAACGAGGCGCAGGCGCGCGAGCGGGCCATGGAGCTGCTCGAGCGAGTCGGCCTGGCGGATAAGGCAGACGCGCGCCCGCGCGAGCTATCCGGCGGGCAACAACAGCGCGTGGCAATCGTGCGCGCGCTGATGATGGAGCCGAAAGCATTGCTTCTCGACGAGATCACCGCCTCCCTCGATCCCGAGATCGTTCGGGAGGTGTTGGAGGTGGTTGTGGGACTCGCGCGCGACGGGATGACGATGCTTGTGGTGACTCACGAGATGTCGTTTGCGAAGGCAGTTGCCGATCGCGTGGTGTTCATGGACGCCGGTCGCATTGTGGAGGTAGCGCCGCCGGAGGAGTTCTTTGCATCGCCGTCCAGCGATCGCGCAAAGCGCTTCTTAGACCAGCTGGTTTTCTAG
- a CDS encoding enoyl-CoA hydratase-related protein: MIKVVDSGPVRVISLDRHEKRNALSQELCTLLIDGILHPPSSTRAIVLTGEGTVFSAGADLDETDFQDALYPVIAKLMRTIVASPLPAVAYLNGPAIGAGMMLAMACDLRVVSETAVCSLPVTKIGIGVDSWPVEALTELIGGARARAMLLAGLPLDVDTAVATGFAVGRGSLEDALALAGNFAGKSAETVANVKQQFAPSLFTEAERDAGVQAAWGARR; encoded by the coding sequence GTGATTAAGGTCGTCGACTCCGGGCCGGTTCGCGTAATTTCGCTCGACCGGCACGAGAAACGCAATGCGCTCAGCCAGGAGCTTTGCACATTGCTTATCGACGGAATCTTGCACCCGCCCTCCTCAACCCGGGCGATCGTCCTGACCGGGGAGGGCACCGTGTTCAGCGCGGGTGCCGATTTGGATGAGACGGATTTCCAGGACGCGCTCTATCCCGTAATTGCCAAGCTGATGCGCACTATTGTCGCGAGCCCGCTGCCAGCGGTTGCCTATTTGAACGGGCCCGCGATCGGTGCGGGAATGATGTTGGCGATGGCCTGCGATCTGCGGGTTGTTTCCGAGACCGCGGTCTGCTCGCTTCCGGTCACCAAGATTGGCATCGGTGTCGATTCTTGGCCCGTCGAAGCGTTGACCGAACTCATCGGCGGGGCCAGGGCGCGCGCGATGCTGCTTGCGGGGCTTCCGCTGGACGTCGATACCGCGGTAGCTACCGGTTTCGCCGTCGGCCGCGGCAGCCTCGAAGACGCGCTTGCCTTAGCCGGCAACTTTGCCGGCAAGTCCGCCGAGACCGTGGCAAACGTGAAGCAGCAGTTCGCCCCGTCGCTGTTCACCGAAGCTGAACGCGACGCGGGCGTGCAGGCCGCGTGGGGCGCGCGGCGCTAA
- the ppk2 gene encoding polyphosphate kinase 2 produces MADHKEDDMPMIDLAATEGWIVDDSDEDDPVLLMPDGTPIQTWREQYPYEERMSRDEYEEKKRALQIELLKWQNWTKDTGQRHIILFEGRDAAGKGGTIKRFNEHLNPRGARTVALEKPSPRESTSWYFQRYIEHFPAAGEIVFFDRSWYNRSGVERVMGFCTESQHAEFLREVPMLENMILGSGISLTKFWFSVTQKEQRTRFAIRQVDPVRQWKLSPMDLASLDKWDDYTRAKEETFRYTDTDESPWITIKSNDKKRARLNAMRYILSKFEYTNKDHEIVGEPDPKIVKRGRDQIGD; encoded by the coding sequence ATGGCTGACCACAAAGAAGACGATATGCCGATGATCGACCTCGCCGCGACCGAAGGCTGGATCGTGGACGATTCTGATGAGGACGACCCGGTGCTCCTCATGCCGGACGGCACGCCGATTCAGACGTGGCGCGAGCAGTACCCTTACGAAGAGCGGATGAGCCGCGATGAGTACGAGGAGAAGAAGCGCGCCCTCCAGATTGAGCTGCTGAAGTGGCAGAACTGGACGAAGGATACCGGTCAGCGCCACATCATCTTGTTTGAAGGCCGCGACGCCGCTGGTAAGGGTGGCACTATTAAGCGCTTTAATGAGCACCTCAATCCGCGCGGAGCGCGCACCGTGGCGTTGGAGAAGCCGTCGCCACGCGAAAGTACCTCCTGGTACTTCCAGCGCTACATTGAACACTTCCCTGCTGCGGGCGAGATCGTGTTTTTTGACCGTTCTTGGTACAACCGCTCCGGTGTGGAGCGAGTGATGGGCTTCTGCACCGAGTCGCAGCACGCTGAGTTCCTCCGCGAGGTGCCGATGCTGGAGAACATGATCCTCGGCTCTGGCATTTCGCTGACCAAGTTCTGGTTCTCCGTCACGCAGAAGGAGCAGCGCACCCGTTTCGCCATCCGCCAGGTGGATCCGGTGCGCCAGTGGAAGCTCTCCCCGATGGACCTGGCCAGCCTGGATAAGTGGGACGACTACACGCGCGCGAAGGAGGAGACTTTCCGCTACACGGACACCGACGAGTCTCCGTGGATCACGATTAAGTCCAACGACAAGAAGCGCGCCCGCCTCAATGCGATGCGCTACATTCTGAGCAAGTTCGAGTACACGAACAAGGATCATGAGATCGTGGGCGAGCCGGACCCGAAGATCGTTAAGCGGGGGCGCGATCAGATCGGTGATTAA
- a CDS encoding alpha/beta hydrolase family protein, whose product MAAEWHELQPDGAPAAPTGAATYRVIYPAPGARGEVTMSGLVTVPESAAATEAGTAVPLLSFAHGTTGISTSSAPSLYKEGDPIGRYIERSTVFLQSWVDAGFTVLQPDYEGLGVEEVGGTYLHRVSSAGAINGLVETAKEKFNAQHWVNVGYSQGGYSALAAADNPTEGLVGTVAIAPGDTELVNKNLRIMGIGPVDVARMLSGRAVRFFPIVLASAMNAFEDVDGDAFLSDLGRELVAKANTLTLPELEEEVEDISGGDLFFSNADTTVLQARLDEQRLELMHPQGPVLVLVGNQDTTINREHVIGQVNAWEAAGVEVKYVELDGVGHGKSISEAQAPIHEWVAQRDGRAAR is encoded by the coding sequence ATGGCCGCAGAGTGGCACGAACTTCAACCCGACGGAGCACCGGCTGCGCCCACCGGGGCCGCAACCTACCGCGTGATCTACCCGGCGCCGGGCGCACGGGGCGAGGTCACCATGTCGGGCCTTGTCACGGTGCCCGAAAGCGCCGCCGCAACCGAGGCTGGAACTGCAGTGCCGCTACTCTCCTTTGCCCACGGCACCACCGGCATCTCAACCTCGAGCGCGCCCTCCTTATATAAGGAAGGCGACCCGATCGGGCGCTACATCGAGCGCTCAACGGTCTTCCTCCAGAGCTGGGTCGATGCCGGGTTCACGGTTCTGCAGCCGGACTACGAAGGGCTTGGCGTGGAGGAAGTCGGCGGGACCTACCTGCACCGAGTGAGTTCCGCCGGGGCGATCAACGGTCTGGTCGAAACTGCGAAGGAAAAGTTCAATGCGCAGCACTGGGTGAACGTTGGTTACTCGCAGGGCGGGTACTCTGCGCTTGCGGCAGCGGACAACCCCACAGAGGGACTAGTGGGAACCGTGGCGATCGCGCCCGGTGACACCGAGCTGGTGAACAAGAATCTGCGCATCATGGGCATCGGCCCGGTGGACGTCGCGCGCATGCTCTCAGGCCGCGCGGTGCGCTTCTTCCCCATCGTGCTCGCGTCCGCGATGAACGCGTTTGAGGACGTCGACGGCGACGCCTTCCTCTCCGACCTCGGGCGCGAGCTCGTTGCGAAGGCGAACACTCTGACTCTCCCCGAGTTAGAGGAGGAAGTGGAAGATATTTCCGGCGGAGACCTCTTCTTCTCCAATGCCGACACCACCGTGCTGCAGGCGCGCCTGGATGAGCAGCGTCTCGAGCTCATGCACCCGCAGGGCCCAGTCCTGGTCCTGGTCGGCAACCAGGACACCACCATCAACCGCGAACACGTCATCGGCCAGGTCAACGCCTGGGAGGCGGCGGGCGTTGAGGTGAAGTACGTCGAGCTCGACGGCGTGGGCCACGGCAAGTCCATCTCGGAGGCTCAGGCGCCGATCCACGAGTGGGTGGCGCAGCGCGACGGTCGCGCCGCTCGGTAG
- the groL gene encoding chaperonin GroEL (60 kDa chaperone family; promotes refolding of misfolded polypeptides especially under stressful conditions; forms two stacked rings of heptamers to form a barrel-shaped 14mer; ends can be capped by GroES; misfolded proteins enter the barrel where they are refolded when GroES binds) yields MAKMIAFDEEARRSLENGLNTLADAVRVTLGPKGRNVVLEKSWGAPTITNDGVTIAKEIDLEDPYEKIGAELVKEVAKKTDDVAGDGTTTATVLAQALVREGLRNVAAGSNPMGIKRGIQAATEKVSQSLLNSAKEVETQEEIASTAGISAGDPEIGKKIAEAMYAVGNGSVNKESVITVEESNTFGVELEVTEGMRFDKGFISAYFATDMERGEAVLEDPYILLVSGKISNVKELVPVLEQVMQSGKPLLIIAEDVEGEALSTLVVNKIRGTFKSVAVKAPGFGDRRKAMLQDLAILTGGQVISEEVGLSLETAGIELLGQARKVVVTKDETTIVQGSGDQAQIEGRVKQIRAEIENSDSEYDREKLQERLAKLAGGVAVIKVGAATEVELKEQKLRIEDAVRNAKAAVEEGIVAGGGVALLQAAKELEGDLGLEGDEATGVRIVREALSAPLKQIALNAGLEPGVVADKVAHLPEGEGLNAATGEYINMLANGIADPAKVTRSALQNAASIAALFLTTEAVVADKPEPAGAGAGMDPEAMGMM; encoded by the coding sequence ATGGCAAAGATGATTGCATTCGACGAGGAAGCACGCCGCAGCCTCGAAAACGGACTGAACACCCTGGCAGACGCAGTGCGCGTCACCCTTGGCCCAAAGGGCCGCAACGTGGTGCTGGAGAAAAGCTGGGGCGCGCCGACGATTACCAATGACGGTGTGACCATCGCCAAGGAAATCGACCTCGAGGACCCGTACGAGAAGATCGGCGCCGAGCTGGTCAAGGAAGTTGCGAAGAAGACTGACGACGTCGCCGGCGACGGCACCACCACCGCAACCGTCCTCGCCCAGGCGCTCGTGCGCGAAGGCCTGCGCAACGTCGCGGCCGGCTCCAACCCGATGGGCATCAAGCGCGGCATCCAGGCTGCCACCGAGAAGGTCTCCCAGTCCCTGCTCAACTCCGCCAAGGAGGTTGAGACCCAGGAGGAGATCGCGTCCACCGCAGGCATTTCCGCCGGTGACCCGGAGATCGGCAAGAAGATCGCCGAGGCGATGTACGCCGTGGGCAACGGCTCCGTGAACAAGGAGTCCGTGATCACCGTCGAGGAGTCCAACACCTTCGGCGTGGAGCTCGAGGTCACCGAGGGTATGCGCTTTGACAAGGGCTTCATCTCCGCATACTTCGCCACCGACATGGAGCGCGGCGAGGCTGTGCTCGAGGACCCGTACATCCTGCTGGTCTCCGGCAAGATCTCCAACGTCAAGGAGCTCGTGCCGGTGCTCGAGCAGGTCATGCAGTCCGGTAAGCCGCTGCTGATCATCGCCGAGGACGTCGAGGGCGAGGCCCTGTCCACCCTCGTGGTGAACAAGATCCGCGGCACCTTCAAGTCTGTGGCTGTGAAAGCACCGGGCTTCGGCGATCGCCGCAAGGCCATGCTGCAGGATCTGGCGATCCTCACCGGCGGCCAGGTCATCTCCGAGGAGGTCGGCCTGTCCCTGGAGACCGCCGGCATCGAGCTGCTCGGCCAGGCACGCAAGGTTGTGGTGACCAAGGACGAGACCACCATCGTTCAGGGCTCCGGCGACCAGGCTCAGATCGAGGGCCGCGTGAAGCAGATCCGCGCCGAGATCGAGAACTCCGACTCCGAGTACGACCGTGAGAAGCTGCAGGAGCGCCTGGCCAAGCTGGCCGGTGGCGTTGCAGTGATCAAGGTTGGTGCTGCCACCGAGGTGGAGCTCAAGGAGCAGAAGCTGCGCATCGAGGACGCCGTGCGCAACGCGAAGGCTGCTGTTGAGGAGGGCATCGTCGCCGGCGGTGGTGTTGCACTCCTGCAGGCTGCCAAGGAGCTCGAGGGCGACCTCGGTCTTGAGGGCGACGAGGCTACCGGCGTGCGCATCGTCCGCGAGGCACTGTCCGCACCGCTGAAGCAGATTGCGCTGAACGCCGGCCTGGAGCCGGGCGTTGTCGCCGACAAGGTTGCGCACCTGCCGGAGGGCGAGGGCCTGAACGCCGCCACCGGTGAGTACATCAACATGCTGGCTAACGGCATCGCTGACCCGGCGAAGGTGACCCGTTCTGCGCTGCAGAACGCTGCTTCCATCGCCGCACTGTTCCTCACCACCGAGGCTGTCGTTGCTGACAAGCCGGAGCCGGCTGGCGCAGGCGCTGGCATGGATCCGGAAGCTATGGGCATGATGTAA